A window of Micromonospora eburnea genomic DNA:
GCGCGGATGTCGATGCCGGGGGCGATGAGTCCGGCGCTGCACCGGATGCGGGTGTGGGGGCCGGGGTGCCGGTAGTACAGGTGCAGGCCACCTGAGCCGGTGCGTACCCACCGGGTCGGTGGGCACAGCCCGCGCTGCACCAACCCGGTGAGGCTGTTGATGCCGCCGTGGTCGGGGTCCACGTCGACCACGACCAGCCCGGAAGGGCTGCCGGTGCGGATGGCGAGCATCCCACCGGGCACCAGCGACACCATCCGGCGGAGGGCTTTGGGGTCGCGGGTGGCGGCGTAGAAGCCGTGGCAGGTCAGGCAGCGGCAGCCTTGCGGGTCGTGGGCGGGCGGGTCGCTTGGACAGTTCTCGCAGTTGGCGAGTGGCCGCTTGGTACGGGATAGCAGGAACGCCGGCCATCCGGCGGCGGCGTAGCCGAGGGCGGCGGTCAGGATCTCGCTCACGAGTGCGCTCCTTCCTGATGTGGCATGGCGATGGCCAGCGCCGGACGGGCACTGGCCATTGGGTGGTGAGGGCGCGAAGCGCGCCTTTCTAGCGGGTGAGCGCCCAGACGACGAACACGGCGACGGCGACGGTCAGGGCGATAGCGACAAGCCAGCCGGAGAGGTCGCGGATCAGCCAGCCGGTGACGCGGGCGCGGGCGATAGTCGCGTCGGCGTACCAGGTGACCCGCTCGACACGTCGGCCGAGCGGAACGCCGAGGATCAGACCGAGCAGCACGCCCAGGGCGAGCGCGGTGATGGTCAACTTCATGGTTCTCCCGATGTTGGGGCGGGCGGGTCAGTCGGTGACGGAGTGTCGATATCGGTCGGGAGGGCAGCGTTTGAACGGCCGTGTGTGAACGGCCGTGCGAACACCCATCTACTAGGACCCGGGCGGCCCCGTTCGCATGGTGCAAACGGGGCCGCCGGTTGGTGACGGTGGGTTATGCCGGTTCGGGGATGCGGATCTTGTAGGTGCCCCGGTCGGTCTTGCGGAGCATGGCGTCCGGGCCGTCAGACAGCCGCCCGAGCGCCTTGCGGACCCAGCCATACCCGAGCCCCGTCTCCGCGATGACATCCCCGAGGTCACCGGGGCGCACGACCTCGATACCGGCGTCGTACAGGTCGATCAGGTGCCCGCGTAGGTGCTCGTATGCCTGCTCGCTGGCCATGGGCGGCTGGCGTAGTCCGAGGGGGATGCGGGGTAGGCCGGGCGGGATGCGGATCGGCTGGGCGGGGTCGACGTCGTCGGGGGGTCGTTGGGGTTGATGGCCCGGTTCGGCTCGTTCGGCTCGTCGTCGTGCTCGTCGTCCATGTCCGGCTCCTGACGGGGGCGGGGGCGGGGTGCCGGGCGTGCCGGCTCCGGCTGCGGGGTGGTGGGGCCGGTGGCCGGCTGCCCACCGATGAAGGGGGCGATGGCCGCCGCCCGGTGGTCTTCGTCGGCCACGAAGCTGCGGCAGGGCATCGTCCAACGGGTGGTGTCGGTGCCGGGGATCTCGGCGTAGAGGTAGCCGGGCTTGGTGTTCTTCCACGCCCACGGCATCGCCCCGGCATCCAGGGTCGCCTCGGACAGCGCCATACCCGCGTCAACGTCCTTGTCGACACCGAGACAGATCGACCCGGGAATGTTCGCCCTGGCGCTGGTCGGGAACCGATCGTGGCTGACCCGCTGCAACCCGAACAGCAGCGAGATACCCGCGGAACGGGCGGCTTCGGTCAGCTC
This region includes:
- a CDS encoding bifunctional DNA primase/polymerase; the protein is MSEILTAALGYAAAGWPAFLLSRTKRPLANCENCPSDPPAHDPQGCRCLTCHGFYAATRDPKALRRMVSLVPGGMLAIRTGSPSGLVVVDVDPDHGGINSLTGLVQRGLCPPTRWVRTGSGGLHLYYRHPGPHTRIRCSAGLIAPGIDIRADGGYVIAPPSVHPVTRRPYTWADTSVPVVEMAPALITACQGTDRQPRPAATRPATTSSRRGAISNPDALLDALLTTVRTSGPGRRRVTLYGAARGVARIIAAGAISTTDGYTALLDVGLAVGQTEKSARAAILGGFRDEGLAA